One region of Triticum aestivum cultivar Chinese Spring chromosome 6B, IWGSC CS RefSeq v2.1, whole genome shotgun sequence genomic DNA includes:
- the LOC123139892 gene encoding P-loop NTPase domain-containing protein LPA1, with translation MAEAPPPKLLYIAVADGGGRRAFRYTRPVLQSTLQLMGCKARHAFKISKRVFSVMRSEFLDASRSDRAVKEENASSLGIGEDAEMLNTDILDATGSSLPFELYKTQTTILVSRERFLNIVCDALSSYKYVGPNQKADLLLACRIKEKKESVTVLLCGTSGCGKSTLSSLLGSRLGITTVVSTDSIRHMMRSFADEKQNPLLYASTYHAGEYLDPVAVAQSKAKRQAKKLAMVSHPNTSEGQDDTSDVKSRHGSSVLPPRTELIGSKQMAIEGFKAQSEMVIDSLDRLITSWEEQKQSVIVEGVHLSLNFVMGLMKKHPSIIPFMVYIANEEKHMERFAVRAKYMTLDPAKNRYIKYIRNIRAIQEYLCNRADKHLVPKINNTNVDQSVAAIHATVFSCLRRREVGEQLYDLNTNTVPVVDEEYRNQRAANSLGSKGMFQLIQRKGSSRNLMALLNPDGSVTKAWHVDSGDGNANGNTGSGRSVGNHMVNPSLIGKAESVNLQFGSFGISAWLSDTGGGTSHAGSVDDLRADGIETGGRYFSSCCSSPKTSDCASKEHMEDYSVYGSEEDADDPPDAETDEDLTDEERDVHEIEAGSVDEHSTKSDEEYDDLAMQDVMGNGNCSDDDEQAAGYGARRSPPMEESILGADDAMVEGRYHHNLDLFTMSKDVAATKMPCA, from the exons ATGGCGGAGGCGCCGCCGCCCAAGCTGCTCTACATTgccgtcgccgacggcggcggccggcgggcgtTCCGGTACACCCGCCCCGTCCTGCAGAGCACCCTCCAGCTCATGGGCTGCAAGGCTCGCCACGCCTTCAAG ATTAGCAAGAGAGTGTTCAGTGTGATGAGGAGTGAATTCTTGGATGCATCAAGGTCAGACAGGGCTGTTAAAGAAGAAAATGCCTCTAGCCTGGGCATTGGAGAAGATGCTGAGATGCTTAACACAGATATTCTAGACGCAACTGGCAGCAGCTTGCCCTTCGAATTGTACAAGACGCAGACAACGATTCTTGTTTCAAGAGAGAGGTTTCTGAATATCGTGTGTGATGCACTCTCTTCTTACAAGTATGTTGGACCAAACCAGAAGGCTGACTTGCTTCTTGCTTGCAG AATTAAGGAGAAAAAGGAATCGGTGACAGTACTCTTGTGTGGGACAAGCGGATGCGGCAAGTCTACCCTATCGTCTCTGTTG GGTAGTAGATTGGGCATAACGACAGTGGTTTCTACTGATTCCATACGCCATATGATGAGAAGCTTTGCAGATGAAAAGCAAAATCCACTTCTCTATGCGTCAACCTACCATGCAGGAGAATACTTGGACCCTGTTGCAGTTGCTCAGTCAAAGGCTAAGCGCCAGGCAAAGAAGCTCGCAATGGTTTCTCATCCTAACACCAGTGAAGGCCAAGATGACACTTCAGATGTTAAATCTCGCCATGGATCCTCAGTATTACCTCCTAGGACCGAGCTGATTGGCAGCAAACAAATGGCGATAGAAGGGTTCAAGGCGCAAAGCGAGATGGTCATCGACAGCCTGGACAGATTAATTACATCCTGGGAAGAGCAGAAGCAATCTGTTATTGTTGAAGGAGTTCATTTGAGCCTCAATTTTGTG ATGGGGCTAATGAAGAAACATCCTTCCATAATACCATTTATGGTCTACATTGCAAATGAGGAGAAGCACATGGAACGGTTTGCTGTACGCGCAAAGTACATGACACTGGACCCAGCAAAGAACAGATATATCAAGTACATCCGGAACATCAGGGCTATCCAGGAGTACCTTTGCAACCGAGCAGACAAGCATCTGGTACCCAAAATTAACAACACTAACGTTGACCAGAGCGTGGCAGCGATACATGCCACGGTTTTCAGCTGTCTTCGCCGGCGAGAAGTTGGGGAGCAGTTGTATGACCTCAACACAAACACCGTTCCTGTAGTGGATGAGGAATACAGGAACCAGCGTGCAGCTAACTCCTTGGGTTCCAAGGGCATGTTCCAGCTCATTCAAAGGAAGGGGTCTTCGAGGAACCTGATGGCTCTCCTTAACCCTGATGGTTCGGTGACTAAGGCTTGGCATGTAGATTCAGGTGATGGCAATGCTAATGGCAATACAGGCAGTGGTAGATCAGTAGGAAATCATATGGTTAACCCATCACTAATTGGGAAGGCGGAGTCAGTTAATCTCCAGTTTGGTTCTTTCGGGATTAGCGCGTGGCTGAGTGACACAGGTGGCGGCACCAGCCATGCTGGAAGTGTAGATGACCTGAGGGCTGATGGGATCGAGACAGGCGGTAGATACTTCTCCTCATGCTGCAGCTCACCAAAGACGTCAGACTGCGCCTCCAAAGAG CATATGGAGGATTATTCAGTCTATGGTAGTGAAGAGGATGCTGACGACCCACCTGACGCTGAAACTGATGAGGATCTAACTGATGAAGAAAGAGATGTTCATGAG ATTGAAGCGGGATCAGTCGACGAGCACTCCACCAAGTCTGACGAGGAGTACGATGACCTAGCGATGCAGGACGTGATGGGGAACGGCAACTGCTCCGACGACGACGAGCAGGCTGCGGGGTACGGCGCCAGGAGGTCACCGCCCATGGAAGAGAGCATCCTCGGAGCAGATGACGCCATGGTGGAGGGCAGGTACCACCACAACCTGGACCTCTTCACAATGTCCAAGGACGTCGCTGCCACAAAGATGCCGTGCGCGTGA